CAATTGACAAACTTTCTGGACATCCAGTGTAAAACTTTCGTGACAAATCGTAGTATTCCTTGGTCAAATCGTAAAGTTGGCTGCATGTATTCTCATTGACCTCGGCCTCGCGCATCCAATGAGGTAAAAACGACGCAACCCATTTCTCAAAGGCTGATAACTGGAGGAGAATGCTCCTATCCGGTAGACTTTTCAGGTTTGGAATACTTGATTGGTCGTACTTGCGAAGTATCCATGGCGCCCTGAACTGATTTATggattcttcatcttgtctgGTATCAATGCTGCGAATGAAGGCGTCCAATTTCGGATATGGCTCTGAGGCCTCACTGGGCAATAGCTGCATAGACAAATGATTCAAGCCCACTTCAGCATCCTTTTCCTCGCATAAGAGCTCCCAACGTTGCTGGAGACAAACCCTGGTTTGTTTAAGCGTGCCATGAACGTTTCCAATCCACGACGCCTGGAAATCGTCACCCAACTTCTTCAGCCGCCTCCCAACCTTACTCATCATACAATGTAAAAGATCGCTCGAGAATCCCCTCTTCTGTGCTATGTCTAGAGTATATGTCATTAGAAAGATCATAAACTCTTTATAGAGCATTCTGTCTGAGTGGAGCCGTTCAAAATGTAGTTGCAGAGTAACTCGAATCAGAAGCCAGACTGGAGACCTTCGCCAAGGCATGAAAGCGTCTTTCCAGACGACCTCGTCACGAGTgtttttggagatggaggaaacCGGTATGGTGTCCTTGCTGAAAGCAAAAAGGACGGCGTGAAGAAAATTAGTGACCATGAAGGGATCCGTTGTATCTCTGTCCTCAATTTGAGATTCACCTTTCTTGAGAACTTTTGGTTTAGCTTCTGCAACTTCTTGATGACTCAGTTTTTCAAGAGTATCTGTCAAAGCTTGTATAAATCCACTTTCACGGAATCTCTTGATGGGGATTGAGATGGCAGATGCGGGAAAACGCCGTTGTAGCCGACCGATGGTTCCCATGACAGCTGCATTTGTTGGAGACAGCTCAAATACCTCCAGTATTATTGCATCTTGGGTTTGTCCGATAATGATGCCAGCATTTTGAGCGGCTATGTGTAATGGTAGCAGGATGCCTGGCTTGAAGTCGATACCCATTTTCGCGAACAATTCCCACAATGATACGCCATTATcaggatgaagagaatgcAGAAATTCAGCGAGCTTCTGCCCATTAATACAACCAGACTCGGCTCTGACGCTTTGAAAGACGATCATTGCTTTCTCGGCACAATCAACTGCTTGAAGGCGCGCAGAGTTCACGTGGCAACGAAACTCTCGCAGTGCTGAAATGACCAGGCGAAGCAGCGCGCTGTCATCTGATATAGTCCTGCCGCTATCTCCATTCTGGGGAAGCTGTGGGGGGAGGAAAACATGATTGATGATTGATAGAATTGTGCTgttgtcgtcgccgtcagGAAACTTGTCGCTGGCAGCCATGTTGGGCATTGGCGGGTTGATAAACGTGAGGCGAGACAAGTGATTATCTAGCTGTCAATGATATGGATCATTGGGAGGTTGCAATCTAATAGATGATGAAAATGTCCCTTTTCTCGGAGAAGAGCcattatatatatgcagGTGACGAAGAAATAGATTGGGTTTAGAGCCATAAGGATCTTATACATACGCTCTCCCACCGTTTTCAGAGCATAAGAAACTAATGTCGGAGGCCCCCATTAGCACCATGCAATACACGTATACAAGAGCTTGCATCCAACAAAATTCACATATTTCGCTCAAATGTTTCCAGTCTCCATAATCCATATCTCTCCTCAATGATGTGGCATGATGGTAGCCATTCTTTTTGGGAGGCCTACAAAAGACAAACGGATGCGTTATCCACTAGGTGAGTTTTGGGGACGCCACTGTCTTACAGCAATGATGAGGCTACGGGATATTACGCCACTAGCATCTATGGCTTGACTTTCGGGGATCAAGGTTCCTCGGCCACTGTGATAGGCTCAATACTTTGTTCCGAAGAGTGTCGGATATTTGCGCTATTTGTGCGGGCGGAGCTATCGAAACGCCGCATTCAGACAACTGGCGCAGATCGACTCAGTTGTGACATTTACGTCCTCCATTTTATCAGAATTTTACGAGATCCTGCTTTAGAAGCCCAATTATTCTATTTGACTTCTGCTGAAGCTTAAAAAGAGCTGAAGATACCTTCTGGTGGATTTGCGCCTCAACTACGGAGGATACCCATCTGCAATATGAACGCGACGGTTCCTATAATCCGCCACTGGCGTCCAAGTCCCGCTTGCTTCCGGGGTACTTTACGGCCTCAATTCTTCTCGAAGTCTCCGCTGGTATGGAAAGCCTATTACTCCGATCAAATCAACGCACCCCATCAAAAGACAGATTGCCAGGCTACGAAAGCAAAGAGCACGACTCCAGTGATATCCTCATCGCGGTCAGTGTGGCGTACCGCCTTCTGGAGCTGCCGGACCACTTGGAGACGAGCGGGAATCAACACGCTGCGTTGCCTGGCGGGCTGTACGCTCGGTGACTTTTCTGCACTATGGATGCTGCAAACCTACTACCCAGAACTCGGGATGACCACAATAATGGCTGCATCCAGTAAGTTTTGCTCACGAACCTTCTCGCAAGGAAGCTTCCACAAGAGGATACGTAATGACTAAAACATGCACAGTGGTGTCTGGCATTACGACCTCAATAGTTGTTGAAAGCGTTTTACTCCGGCGCGGAGTCGACCAACTTTCATGGCCTATGGCAGTCCGCACTGCGATGGGCATGAGCATGGTGTCAATGGTGGCGATGGAAGCTGCAGAGAACATCGTCGACTACCATCTCACAGGCGGCGTCGTGGCCTTGGGGGATCCAAACTTTTGGATGGCGGCTGCAGTGTCCATGGCCGCTGGATACTTCGCCCCATTGCCATACAACTATCTGCGTTTACGAAAGTACGGAAAGGCGTGCCACTGAATCTCATACAACAAAAGTGGTCCTCATGTGTGAAATCAGGTCATCTTGCACGGACGTACTATTGTATATATAGTCTGAGCCAAATAGGAGACAAAAGAATGTGACATGACACTTACATTATTTCGacttctttgcctttcttcttctatcgAGATTTGCCTGCGCTCACGCCATCGGAGATGTCGGAGAAGTCGGGGATGTTTAAGATCGTGTCGGAGATATAAATtatccatctcatctactACAACTTCCCTCGACAATTATTTCCATCGGTAGACAGTTAAGTAATTCCCCCTAGAATGACACAGGCCTCAAAAGATTTATCGAGAAACACTAAAAATGGAGGTGGTTTATAACTACTAAAACTTTTGTTGCCTCAGAAGAAATGCGAAAAGCTTTTTTTCATGTATCCTACGTGGCCCTTCGCAGCGGCAAAGCTAAAGAGGCTGAAGATTATGATAGCTAGTTGGCATTTTATCTATCCAGGTACTGGTATTAAAATGCTACATTTGCATCTTCAGTTTTAGAATTTGGAAAACTCGCTTTGTGGCGTTCTTCGTGGCTTTCGATAATTATTCTTACCGTGGCTGAGGTGGAAGGCAATCGTGACTCACTCCCCCCCTATGactatatatttaaatcAATCGATGCCCTATGTTCTGCTAACGATGTAATTTATTCTTTCTATAACATTCAAACGTTCCATCACGCCCCACAAAATGGGTTTCTGTTGCAATCTACGCCGTAACTTCAAAGGCAATCGCTCTGAGAGTTCAACGATGCCTTCCAGCAAGTCACGCCTATCCCAGCAGCCTTACCCAGAACTTCAGCtaacaccaccaccaacaggATCGGCGATGAAGTTTCGACCGATTATTATATCGGGGCCTTCAGGAGTGGGCAAGGGAACGTTGATACAAATGCTTCATGACAAGCATCCTGGCCTTCTCACAAAGACAGTTTCCCATACTACGCGCCAACCTCGACAAGGCGAAATCGAAGGAGAAAACTATTTCTTCATTTCGAAGAGCAAGTTCAGATCACTTATTTCCAAAAACGCTTTTGTCGAATATACGTATTTCAGCGGCAACTACTACGGCACTACCAAACAGACCATCAAAGACCAAACGGCAAAAGGCatgatggtggtgctggagATTGACATTGAAGGTGTCAAGCAAATGCGCAAGGCCACTGATATTGACGCCAGCTACGTTTTCATCAAGCCACCAAGTTTTGAAGAACTGGAGACTCGACTTCGGAATCGCAGCACTGAGACTGAAGAGAGCATAGAACAGAGACTTCAGCAAGCGAAGCAGGAGCTTGAGCAAGCAGATACTCCTGGGCTGTATGACATGGTTCTTGTGAATGAGGATATCGCAGTGTCATATAGTAAGCTTGAAAATTTTCTTTGGGGATTAACAGCAGACATGATGCTGAAAAGGGGCATTAACCATGGTACTAACCGAATAACAGGGGACTAGATGTATTTAGTATATAGAGGGACTCTCTGCCCGACCAGTCTAGTAGGGAAGCAAACCAATTGATCATGTATTTCAACAATGGCACTCAGTCAATTAATGAGTATCGCATAGATCTAGCAATTATTACTGGTAATTGGTTCGACCAGTATTGTTTTAAACAAACTGAGATATATGCATGAGAAGGCTTTATATACCTCTACCCAGGGTGGATGCTTTCAGAAATAGATTACGACAGGGGTGATCGCTAGAGATCATACCGTAACGGTCGTCGAGCTATTCCCCCACGAGATGTAACATATTGTCTATTGGTCGTCTCAAGAGTATTTTGTCGGTTAGTAATTAGGACCTTCTGTAATTCATGGAATTTCTGGTATTGCCTTATTTGTCCAGAGCCAATGCAACTAGCTATATATAAAGATCATTTATTCATCATTCAATTGCAAATCCAATTGTGATTTTATTAGTAAAGCATAGGTCTATGCTTGCTTACTAGTCGGCATAACTTTGGGCAGTGCCAATTTCACATTTCATCTTAGACCCTTTCCATTTTAACACAGCTAAACGTCCGACCACACCAAGATGATTCCTCACCCAACGCAAAAGTTATGACAAAATATTCTTTCAAGACACTATGAAGTCTTAATAAATGGTTCCTAGAGCTAATTTTCAAGTGCTTACAGTTCATCAATTGCAACTCCATCTGTCCATTGATGTGGAATCCGACAGTTGCCCGGATTATAGGGTGGACTAGTCCTATACTAGCATATGCCTCTTTTGAGATTGCTCTTTCTAGAAATTGCACGCAAAGGGCACACTATACCGCCAGTCTCGTAGAAAATTAAGATGCAATATATAAGGCAAAGCAACTGCAGATGTGTTCCATTTCTTGCAATCTACATCAATTGACTACAATAGAGCGCCAAACGCAACAATGCTACACAAATTCACTACGCTCGTAGCAGCCTTGCTTGCCGGCTCGGTGGTAGCAACAGCTCCAAGCTGGGATGAATGGGCACATGGACGAGTGGTGGTGAACAATATCACTATGCACTACCGATACGCTGGACATGGGCCACCGCTATTGCTTGTGCACGGCAACCCACAGCACAGTGTAAGCTTTCTGTttgacaatggcggcaatTGGCAGCTAATGACTCTATTTCAAGATCACCTGGCGTCTTCTAGGCCCATTAATGGCTGAAAAGTACACCGTTATTGCACCTGATAATCGCGGTATGGGTGATAGTACGATCCCACCTGACGGCGACTACACTTCTGAAGCCATGGCATCAGATCTCGAGGGACTGCTCGACTACCTCAACATAACAAAGGCCAACATATTCTCACACGACAAAGGAACTGGAGCTGCAGTAGCGCTGACCATGAAGAGACCCTCTTTGGTCGCCGCACTGGGTGTTGTCGAGTATGGGCTTCCTGGCCATGGCTACGAACAAGCGTGGACGCCGACTTACACCTGGGATACATACGGATTGTGGCCACTTGCTGCGTGGGCTGTGCCAGACGAGGCTGAGCGCTTCATGGAGGGGCGAGAGCGTGAGGTTGTGCTctcattctttttccatGCGTCTTACACGGGCATATCCGGATTCCCAGCCTACGCCATCGACTCGGTTGTCGACAGCTTGCGCAAGCCGGGCGGTCTCAGGGCCATGTTCGGTGCATTTGCCGCGAGGACTATGGGACTGGACGCCGAGTTTTTCGGTGCGCTGAACAAGAAGCCTCTGACTGTGCCGTTCCTTGCCATGGCCGGCGAAGCTAGCTTGGCAGATGTGCTGAAGCCCGTTTGGGGACCTATTGGAAAGAATACCGTGCTGGATATTGTGCCGCAGTCTGGTCACTTTCCTGCTGACGAGAATCCTGAGTGGCTGGAGCAGCGATTGAATAAGTTTTTCGATCCGTACTTGCATCAGCTCAAGGTTGTGGATTTGTCAGTTCTCAAGAACCGCGTCACTCTTGTGCCACCGATCTAAAGGATCAGCTGAGATGCATCTCAATAGCAGATGGGACTAATGGTGATTGGCTAAGGACTCGGCCGAGTAAATAGCATCACACGTTTATAGCTGGCCTTGTCTTAACACCGAGCTCAATTGGGTATTTAATGCTTAATAAAGAGTATTGGGTTTACAACCATAGCGATTCGTAACTTAATGATTGCACTCGCGAGGTCACTGTGATGTAGTTGATGGTTGTGAAAATGGTATGGAGTGCTGGCTGAGAGTGGGTGGATATAGTTACGACCAGCTATATAGCTTCGCGACAGCTCCTTTCTTCCCCTTAGCCTCACAGTAGATAGTAGTTATCGGCTCTTCTTTTACTGTTTTAGTAGGCTCGAGCTGCTTACGAATAGTTTACAAACACCACAACACCGAAAAACGTGGTCATAATGCTAACTAGGCTCTTAAAAGCCTAACCCCGTCAAAGTCCGGGACCCAACGACCTGGTTTCAACACATAGGAATCTCACCGACCGGGCAGACATAACCGAGCTAGCATACGCGTACATCACGAGTAAGTAAAGACTATACTATGTGTTTTCAATGACTTGGGACAAAGTCAGCATATAGAGTCAGCTACGGCTTTTTCCGGCCCCGGCATTAACACCGTGATTTCCTACATCGCTTCTCTGGGAGCTATAGGTGGATAACTACAAGTGCTTAGTATAGTTTAGACGGCCATCCCACAATTCAGTGGAGAGAC
This genomic stretch from Trichoderma breve strain T069 chromosome 1, whole genome shotgun sequence harbors:
- a CDS encoding alpha/beta hydrolase fold domain-containing protein; protein product: MLHKFTTLVAALLAGSVVATAPSWDEWAHGRVVVNNITMHYRYAGHGPPLLLVHGNPQHSITWRLLGPLMAEKYTVIAPDNRGMGDSTIPPDGDYTSEAMASDLEGLLDYLNITKANIFSHDKGTGAAVALTMKRPSLVAALGVVEYGLPGHGYEQAWTPTYTWDTYGLWPLAAWAVPDEAERFMEGREREVVLSFFFHASYTGISGFPAYAIDSVVDSLRKPGGLRAMFGAFAARTMGLDAEFFGALNKKPLTVPFLAMAGEASLADVLKPVWGPIGKNTVLDIVPQSGHFPADENPEWLEQRLNKFFDPYLHQLKVVDLSVLKNRVTLVPPI
- a CDS encoding guanylate kinase domain-containing protein, whose protein sequence is MPSSKSRLSQQPYPELQLTPPPTGSAMKFRPIIISGPSGVGKGTLIQMLHDKHPGLLTKTVSHTTRQPRQGEIEGENYFFISKSKFRSLISKNAFVEYTYFSGNYYGTTKQTIKDQTAKGMMVVLEIDIEGVKQMRKATDIDASYVFIKPPSFEELETRLRNRSTETEESIEQRLQQAKQELEQADTPGLYDMVLVNEDIAVSYRD